ttcaaagtattttttttttttttacttttgattTATTTTAATGTGTCAGGCTCTGCTGAAGGCGTCCATCTTGGCCAGGGAACCCCAGTGGGCGGCAAGTGTGGTCTTCCTGATGGATCGGTTCCTGTATTGGACAGATGAGTCCAGCCGGCTGCTGAAGATCACCAAGCTCCTCCACAGACACTACCCAGGAACCCCCATCGCCCCCCAGCTGGTCATACGACAGGCCAGGGTCTATCTCAATGACGGTGAGTGAGATCATCATTCTGCGACTTCAGACTATATTTCTCACAGATTGGTTATTTGTTGTTTACTGACGAAATTAGAGTCCAGCTCTTTATCATGCGGTGTCTCCATGCTGTGTATTGGAATACTAGTTattgtttttaatttatttaccaTACTATCAAGATAAAGCTCCTTAACCTTTAAGTATAATTCCACCCCAAAAGTATATCTTGAAAACAtgattgctgacaagcaaaacatgTTGCGAGTTTgccaacaatggactaatgaaacaaataccaaaaaaatagttttggggtggaattttcctttaagTATATTGCTTTGTATCATTTGTCATGCATGTTGTCTCGCCCACAGGTAAACTCCAGAAGGCAGAGTACATACTGAGCAGTCTTATCAACACTAGTGGAGCAACAGGTAGGCTTACAAAATACAATTATCTTACCATTTAATGTTCCCCCATGAGGGTCTCTGTCAACATGCATGTTTGAAATCTGCAGGTTGCTGGATATATCAGTCTGACAGCGATAGGACTCTTATCCAGGCGGTCAGTGTGCAAGTGCGTGGACAGGTTCTGCAGAAACTAGgtaagggaagaaagagagagaaagaggatgtaTAGCATTATGTCTACGCatccttcccccccccccccccccatctctgaATTGTATGTTTCGCCTCAGGACTGTGGCTGGAGGCTGCTGAGCTGATCTGGACCTCCCTGGTCGGCTATTACGCTCTTCCTCAACCTGATAAAAAGGTGGAGCCTAAACATCCAGTGCACCCCAATGAATAACTGAATACTAAATCACGCAATCTGTGAACTGCTCATATTTCTCCTCCAGTGGTGTTAAAAACTACTTTATGAAGGTTTAATATGTGTTTAGTATGCGTTTTAACTCTGTATGCATTTTGATTTGTAGGGCATTGGAACGTCCCTTGGGATTCTGGCCAACATATTGGTGTCTATGAATGATGGCGACTTCCATGCATTTAAGACCAATCCGGGCATTGACTTGGTGAGCACTCAGTCTTTAACCAATGAAATCACTTGTGTTCTAAAGATACACGTTGACGTCTGCGTAAGTTGTATGATTTATGACACTTTTCTAATGACTCTGACCGCTACATGACCTCAGTGTATGCCTTTATGTCTGGAGTAGTGTTTCCTTGAGAACGATGGCCACCGTCTCCTCTCAGCAGCTGAGGCAGCTAAAATGGCGGTGGTGTACAGCCAGTATGCCTCACTGTACGTGTTAACCAATGTGGtgagtcctctctttctctcttttgtgtttgtcttgggggtgggggaggggcgGTTGTGGTGGATAAGCGAGAAGTCTTCTAGAGAGGCTGGAGCTTACTGCTAGGTGAGCACTGTGGCACAACTGCCTATTAACATAATACTATATATTATGCTATgtcattctctttctttctttctccaggTCACCCAAGGCACCTGTCTGTTGTCCTACAGTTTCTCAGTAGAATGCCCCCCCTCGGACAAacactccttcctcctccaggCCAAGGAAGCCTTTGAGATCGGTCTACTTACCAAAACAGGGGGGGACATGGTCACCAGCAAACAGGAGCTCCATACATTCCTCAAGGCAGCCTACTCTCTGACTGTCAGTCACAAGTGGCTGGGCACCCCTCAGAAGACAGTGGACCAGGCCAGATTGGTATGCCGGGAGGCTTTGGAGAAGTTCTATGCCTACTGCCATGCAGACAGCCAACAGAGAGATGCTCTTTGCACTGGAGTTATGAATCTGATAACCCAAGTGAAGATTCTATTGCGGGTCAATCCATTCTTGAACTCAGACAAGGGGTCGTTTATCCCAGATAGCTATAGAGACGTGGTGGAAGAGCGAGCAGTGCGGTTCACTCTGGATGGTTTCTCCCAGGTGATGGGGAGGTTCAGGCAGTACCACACCTCAGTGTGTGAGGCCTCTGAGGCAAGCTGTAGGAGGAAACATGGTCACCAGGCTGGACTCTGTATAACAGCACTGGGGACCACGGCAACGGCCCCTAACACAGAGTGTGCCACTGAGAACCACAAGCCCCAAAAAGCCACACATAAAGAAGAGTTACACAGAGACAAAGCACCCTTTTGTTTAGCTCCAAGGTTACCTCAGGAACAGGAGCTCTGTACAACTCTAGGTAGCACTGAAGAGCTACCAAGCAATAGCTATAATAAAATGTCCCTCAAATCACTCAGTAGCAGCTTTGGGTCCTCATTTGAAAAAGTATCTTTGAACAGCACTGGTTCTCCCCTCATCTGTAGTGGCAACAAAGATGGCAGTGTTCCGGACAAGGTAAACATGGAGTATCTGTGCGATCCAAACTGTCTCACCGAGGTTAGTGAAGATGAGTTGGAAAATGGGTCAGAATCTAAAAGCAAGACCAGGAAAAGAGATATCAGAGCAAGTCTCAGTGCTCAGGCAGGATCCAACTCTTCCACCCGGGTCACTTCCTCATCATCCACCCACACCGGAAATGATGTTGAGCAGTTTGAAATGATCGACGAACAGAGTCTAATAGAGACTGTGGAGACCGAGGAGGAGTGTCGCAGGTGTGGTGCGTCAGTGTCGGTGAGACCTACAGGAGACGGAGTAGTGACTCATCCAGGGTACCAAGACAAGTCGAGGACTTCCTCTTTTAGCTCCATTGGCGACAGCCTCGGCTCCCAGTCATCATGGCAGAAACTATCCCTATCTGACACATCCCGGGAGGCAGCTGCAGTACCACAAATAGGTTCTGCAGCCCCAGCAGCTGTAAATGAACACCGAGGTCCCGCCTCCTCGCAGATAGTTCCAAACTTCAATGTGGATCAAGAAGCAGAAACGGAGGAAGACACTGGATCCCCTCACCCCTTTGGGCCTAACAGTGCTGCAGCGTATCACAGAAGACCTCCACAACTAGGATCTGAGGGCCTCATCCCAGAGCAGTGTCTCTCTACAGAGATAGACAGCTCCTATGAGATGGTGGAGAAAGAGATAGGACACATAGTCCACAACACTGAACCCTGTGCTGGAGAGAAGCATCTCCCTGGGCTGGAGATTCCCTCTCACCCAAACTCCTCATGCTATACCTGTCTAAAACACGGCATCATGGGTGGTCTAGTGCCTGAGAACCAGTACGTTTTGACAGAGGAGGACTACATCGCCCTCCTGGCTGGGATATGTCATGGCTGTATGTTAAAGAGACTGCAGAGTGACATGAAATTCAAGCTTGGGAAACAGAAAAGTGCCTACAGTGAGTTCCTTTTGCCTCGTAGTGTTGTAGAAAATGTCAATTCAtggttgttttgtgtttttcaaGGTAAAAGGCAACTTGAAATACTTGAAATAATTATTAAGTACTAATAAGATGAAATGTACAAATGTAATGTTTACATGCAGTTCAATGCTTTCAAAAGGGTTAATGCACCAACGGCCACTTCAGATAGTCTTAATGTTAAATAACCTCTATGTTACATAAGATGCTCAATTTCTTGAACTTGTACTCGACTATCCTTAGACTGTGATGGAAATGACTCGGTTCTGAACATATACACTATTTCCAGCATACACAGTGGTTCATAGTGAACTTGACACCGGTTGCACTGAAGTTTACAAAACAGAAATGACAAGTTATTTATATTACATGGTAAAAAAATTGTATTTTGCGTAGTAATAACCTCTAAAAAATGAAAAATGTGTTATTTTCTCCAGGTGCTCTCCTTCTGAAGTACTCCAGGGCCTCTGGATTGTGGACGTCCAGAGAGACCTATGTGTACATCGGAGAGCCAATAGGGAAGCAAGGCCAGCAGAGAATAGCATTATGGGTACAGTTTCTACACCAAGAGGAGAGGCTGAGTAGGTCAGTAGGGATAAATCAAGATTTACTTGAATCCAACTTTGAAACACAGAAACATCTGAATCCTAACTTCAGAGATACTCACATTTTCGCAGTCTCCCATCGACATCGATGCATGGTTTTATGTTTTGCAAAAGTAAACATTGTGTGCACGTCTCGTGTTAGGATTGGGCCCTAACGTGAACATGTTCTCTGCGTTTTTATTTCCCCCTTCAGCTATGTGGGGAAGGAGTACCTAGAACCTAAGGGCATTCAGTTCCACCTGAGTGACGTGGAGAGGCAGATGACGGCCCAGTACTACGTGACAGAGTTTAACAAGAGACTCTACAAGGAGAAAGTGACCGCTCAGATCTTCTTCATCCCTTCAGAAGTGCTACTGGTAAGGCATTAAGTAACGTCCAGCTAATCATTGATTCATTGGTGATTGTAAGTGCTCTGATAGCCTGGGCTCAGATCTGTTTGAGCAACTCCATAGAACttggctatacagcacaaacaggtcTAGGCCCAGGCTAGTACTCCGTGGCTTAGCTTCCTGATGTATTATGCAATGAGGTGATTGACATTTTAATAACACCGTTCAAAATGAAATATTGCCATACTTTTCCagacaccaccacacacacacgcacacacacacacacacacacacaactaataTGTTTTatcatttgatttgtttttttaattAGCATTGGGACCTGTTGTGCCAAAGCTACACTTCaccaaatcaaattaaatagaGCACATTTCATACACAGTCAGTGTGCTTTACCCTAAGAAGAAAGAAACCAATCCAAACAAACAAACTTCACCGTGGTCATATTGAAAGATGGTATTTTTATTTTCTGATAGCTGCTTATTATGAAGGACTGTTTTTAATTGctatgactgatatgtggttgttttaTCTGCCTTAGTTGAGTGCATTGActaagtcgctctgaataagatTGTCGACTAAATTACCAAAACGTATTGTAAAATGTCATGTTTACACATCTTCAAAAGAAGTGAACCTTCCTCCTGTTTAGACAGCTGCTTGTTTTGTTTCAGATcttggagggagatgaggtggtGGACTGTGTGACAGTGGAGCCCTACATGCTGGGGGACTTTGTGAAGCTCACCAACAACACTACTAAAGTGGACAAGCGGTTCAAGGCGTCAGAATATGGAATCGCTTTCGGACATTTCACCTACCAGTTCTCTGGATGCCAAGAGGTTGTTGTCGACCTACAAGGTGTGCGcgtgtacatgcgtgtgtgtgcttgtgcagtGTGCGTGTGC
Above is a genomic segment from Oncorhynchus masou masou isolate Uvic2021 chromosome 23, UVic_Omas_1.1, whole genome shotgun sequence containing:
- the alpk1 gene encoding alpha-protein kinase 1 — protein: MDSQEVGAMLEECHRAASAAGLVVVEPTEEVKLNFQRYRESLSVELSMLLQEAVAMRWPFVPEKWQYKQSVTSQDKVNLKDVISLHLPQLLALLKASILAREPQWAASVVFLMDRFLYWTDESSRLLKITKLLHRHYPGTPIAPQLVIRQARVYLNDGKLQKAEYILSSLINTSGATGCWIYQSDSDRTLIQAVSVQVRGQVLQKLGLWLEAAELIWTSLVGYYALPQPDKKGIGTSLGILANILVSMNDGDFHAFKTNPGIDLCFLENDGHRLLSAAEAAKMAVVYSQYASLYVLTNVVTQGTCLLSYSFSVECPPSDKHSFLLQAKEAFEIGLLTKTGGDMVTSKQELHTFLKAAYSLTVSHKWLGTPQKTVDQARLVCREALEKFYAYCHADSQQRDALCTGVMNLITQVKILLRVNPFLNSDKGSFIPDSYRDVVEERAVRFTLDGFSQVMGRFRQYHTSVCEASEASCRRKHGHQAGLCITALGTTATAPNTECATENHKPQKATHKEELHRDKAPFCLAPRLPQEQELCTTLGSTEELPSNSYNKMSLKSLSSSFGSSFEKVSLNSTGSPLICSGNKDGSVPDKVNMEYLCDPNCLTEVSEDELENGSESKSKTRKRDIRASLSAQAGSNSSTRVTSSSSTHTGNDVEQFEMIDEQSLIETVETEEECRRCGASVSVRPTGDGVVTHPGYQDKSRTSSFSSIGDSLGSQSSWQKLSLSDTSREAAAVPQIGSAAPAAVNEHRGPASSQIVPNFNVDQEAETEEDTGSPHPFGPNSAAAYHRRPPQLGSEGLIPEQCLSTEIDSSYEMVEKEIGHIVHNTEPCAGEKHLPGLEIPSHPNSSCYTCLKHGIMGGLVPENQYVLTEEDYIALLAGICHGCMLKRLQSDMKFKLGKQKSAYSALLLKYSRASGLWTSRETYVYIGEPIGKQGQQRIALWVQFLHQEERLSSYVGKEYLEPKGIQFHLSDVERQMTAQYYVTEFNKRLYKEKVTAQIFFIPSEVLLILEGDEVVDCVTVEPYMLGDFVKLTNNTTKVDKRFKASEYGIAFGHFTYQFSGCQEVVVDLQGWVTANGKGLTYLTDPQIHSLRTPKGATNFAERGVSYFLKDQHGPECNSICDLLSLGKLQ